From the genome of Malus sylvestris chromosome 13, drMalSylv7.2, whole genome shotgun sequence:
AGATTCTTGTTTTCGTCCGCAACTCTAGCAACTTTGATGCCCGAAATGTTTGCAGCATCATTGAAATGAAGGGTTCAACATCAGGTTTATAACCACATATAAGCAATTCCTTCAAGCAGTTGGTAGTCTCCCCTGCAGACATCAAATCCAGAGCCTCTTGTGCTTTTAGTGGGTCAGTCAATATAGCATTCAATTGTTGTACAGCTGCCTTTTGTTTTTTCATGAAAGCAGGATCTGGAACCCCAAGGGTGGATAAAAGACTTATCAACTGGCGGTTCAGAAAACAAGGTTGAATCTTGCTACATGCTAAAACGTCTAACTTTGTGTTTTCTGATTCATACTTGGACATGCTCCTCCTCAATGATAATTTCATTGATGAAGTTGGATCAACGGCCACCACACCTTTGTACCCACCATATCGAATCTGAAAGGCAGATGGAGTCCCATTAAAGCCACATTTTGAGGCCACTTTCTTAGCAAAATCAGCAGATATTTTCCCAATCCCATCTGAGAAGACATATTTATTGTTTTCTACATCGGGAATGACTTCCATTTCATGTTTTCCAACATTTAAAGTTTCAGTGGACGAACCAAAGGATTGACCTAATCTGGCAGCATATTTTGCTACATTTTTTATACGACGAAAATCCCCCATCCACTCTCTTATATCAGCTGCAGTAAGTCCCTTTCTTGAAGCAAACATCCACATAGAATTCTCTCGCAATTGACTTGATGAGAATGCGAGAAACTCGAATTTCTTTTCACCAATTACTATGCCGTTTCTGAGAATGAAAATAATCCGCTTGTAGATGTCGGTTTTCCCATCCTCATAGGCAGCAGAAGTACGTGGAAGCAAATCTGAAGAATAAACTCGATCCATCTCCTCGTCAACAAAGGAAACACGAATGAAGTTATCAATATCATCTGGATAATTGCGTAGTACACGATTTGAGACATTGACCTCAGGACCAGAAGAAAATACACGACATGGTGTAATTTGGACCCTGCGTACATATACCAACCCAGAATCTAAGGATATGACAGATGACTGTGGACGTCTCTTTGACGTGAGGTACTTCCTGTACTGCTCATTAAGCCACTCTGAAGGTTTATAGCAGGTCTCTTTCAAATTATATAATTTCTCTAGGGCATACTCTATACATGCACGATCAAATCTGCGCGGATCAACCATCTTATAAAATATAACATCAAGTGTTGGCCCTGAAAGATACCCAAGCTGAAGCAGAGAATGTACTTTAAACAAGATATCATATGGCACATACACATCGACACCTCGAGGAGGGCAAACCATGGGACCCAGACTCGGGTTGCAAGAATAAGGGGGACCAACCTCCAAGACAAGGTTACCTTCAATCTCTTCATACCCAGGAAAGTTTTCTCGAAAATCTGGAAGTTGGAGACTATGAGGAAGCTCCAAGCTTAATGCAAAAGACTGCCCAATAGCACGTGATGGAGTGAAATCAGTAGTCCTGACCCATTGATCATCAGAGTCCTTGAAATAGGTCATACCAAGATCTTCATATGCTTGTCCTGAAGAGCGTATGACTTTCTTAGAAATCCGAGGTGCTCCGTACATCTGATAATTGGAGACAAATCATCAAACTTTTCAAGATTACTAATTCATAAAAGAGAACATTTAATTTTTCGCCAACTGCAGTAGCATGCTTTGACGATGTTAATAAAAATATTCCATTCATACTATATTCTCAAATATACCGAATTTTATCCACTTCCCTCAACACCTCAAATTGTAGAAACTACAAACTTTTAAATTCCATCAAACGAAGAAAATTGATTTTTGCTCAAATCCAGACAAGGATTACCATGTTAACCCTTAAAGTGAACAACCCTCAATTCTCTAGACTGGTGATTTGACGCTCACCAATTTGCTAGCAATGGGAAAGCAGAAAAAGGTCACATATATTTAGAAGCAAATGCACCATGTAGATGATATAAAATTATTCAATCGTAAACAGAACAAGGATTAGGAGAAGACAATCATTTGAATTTAAGTGCTGATTAAAAATAGGTGAGGAACCTGAATCAGAAGATGCTTAGCAGCACAACCGCGTGGACGATGCAACTCAATCTGCCAGATGTTTTCATAGGAAAGTTCGATCATATACTCCAGAGCGTCATATTTCAGACGATAAACTAGTTTCCGCAATCCAATCCCAAAATCCACTGAAACATTGTTCATATTCCAGAAACTAAATAGCTTATTTGTTGCGATCTTGCAGCCAAAATCCAGCTTTATGTTTGCAAAGGTATGCAAAGAGACTCTTGGCTTTGGTACAATATCCTGATCCAGCTTCCAAGAATTCAGATAGGAAGCGCCATAGTACAAGTTTCTAGCATTGGCCATGTAGTGAATAAGATCAGCATTTTTGGTGGTGTCAAACTGAACAGTAGCATAATATCTTCTCCCATCTTTGGCTTTTCTTAATCTCACAGCATAGACAGATCCTTTTCCTGTTTCTTTCTCCAGCAACCGCACAACTGCTTCTGCAGTCACACCGGAAGTGAATCCATGCAACCTTATCGTCCTACTCATCTCTTATCATGTGAATATGTTCACTGTATTTACGCTGACAAAGAATCCATATGAGTAAAATGTACTTGTATGGTTTTattgaaattatgaaattaaggGCTCGTTTGGGAGAGctttttaaatgactaaaagcgcATTTGgggaaaatgtttttgggttccaaaagcacttaaactGCTTCCTACGAGAAGTGGTGCTTCTTgtaggaagcacttcaagtgctcttccaccagttatgtgcttgtTTTAGGAAGCagtacttcaagtgtttttccaaAATTCACCCGCATTTTTACTAAAGGTTggctccaaaaatattttttcacaAAACGCTTTCAGCTATTTTAAGACAATAGCAGTTCCAACCGAAAACCAGAAAGTCTCAATGAAtccaagaaaataaattgaaattattAAGCTAAGAACAATTATGAACCTCATAAACCAAAGCCACTCAAATGCAAAACATGCAACAACCTAACAAGTATATGATTATTTTTAGGGGATCAACAATCAGAAAGAACACGATGATAATTCTGctctacaaaaaataaaaagcaaaacAACCAAAAAAGAGAGGCCTTTTTTTTATGCAATTGCAGTTGAGAGAAAAAGTGCTTCTTACGAGAAgtttaagtgtttttcatgattcacttgcatttttattataGATTAgtcccaaaaacattttttcacaaaaacaaaaacgctCTCAGCTATTTTAAAAGCAGTTCCAAACGATCCCTAAGAACCAGAAGGTCTGGATGTATCCAAGAAAAGTTAAGGTAAGAACAAATATGAACATAACCCAAAGCCACCCAAAAGCAAAACATGTAACAACCTAGCAAGTATATGATTATTTTTTAGAGGATCAAATCAACAATCAGAAAGAACAAGATGATAATTCTGCTATACAAAAAAGATGCaaaacaaccaaacaaagaGAGGCCTTTTGTTATGCAATTGCAGTTGAGAGCAAAAGCACAGATTTTTCACTGAACAAAACTAAGCACAAAAATACCCAATCCatccaaaattataaaaaattcagAACGAAAAAAAACTGGACAAATACCCCAATGAATCTCCCAATGATGCAGGAAGAGTAAAGGACACAGATTTATCAGAGGGAGAAACCCAAAGAGGAAATTACACAGGCAAAAATACCATCTCCATAAAAACTTGATCAAACAAAACTAATCAATCACACACCAACAAAAACTACAGAGAAAAAACAGAAACTGCAGAGACAATTAACTCACATTGTTCCAACGATGCAGGAAGGAAACGAAGCGATCAGAGAAAATCCAAACGAAAAGCAACGGAACCAGAAGAGAGAGGAGAAGTATACCTTAAGTCTCAAGTCTGATCAGAGTAAAATACTAACTTTACCAAAAAAGTAAAGCTGGAAGTTGGATCGAagcaggagagagagagagagagagagagagacttactGTTGGCTGTCAATCCCTAGTCAATCTCACAGCAGCGTCAGTCCTCACTCACTACTACTTCCTCGCTCCTTCCATATCAGCGACAATAATTGTTCCTTGGCTAACATCCTTAAAAGTATTATGATGCTGACGTGTGCAGCTGACGTTGGAGTTACCTATGCCATTGGCCTTTGCCACGAAGGAACCTAGAGGACCAGGATCCTCTGCATTTTTTATAGGTGTAATACTACGCAAGCGTCTTAATATCCACCGTTCAGAAAAATCCAAAGGTTAATATCCGTCGATTTTATCTAACGGTGGAGTGAAAACGCTTATCAAATAAGAATCAATTTCacttttaatgtttaattttactttttggGTGAATAATGTAGTTCACAAGGGTCCGGTCTCAACGTGATGATTCTTGTCGTCTTGTGAGtactttttctatatttttttctatgttTTGGAGTGGTGGATTGACTCCATGAAGACGACAGAAAATGAACTTCTCCAGCAAGGATGAATTATAACATAATCATATTCTATTGGGTAGTGCTAGCCGCACACTAGTATTTATtttctcataattttttttaattttcgatcatctaatcgaataaattgaagaatattaaagataaaaaattaacaagaacaaCTCCTAATTATTAATTAGGGTGCTCGTATTGCAACGGCGTGACCTAGCGCGACTACCAGGGGGAGAGAACCTGAGTTGTGTTTGTGaggaaatatttttatttttaaatatattcatttactgttaaaatatttttattatttgaataataaaatatttttaaatatttttatggctgaattttttattatatatttttatttttagtttgtacttatttttaatttgtaaatattttttaatttgtaccaattttcttttcatttttaatttatacccatatattagtttctttttgtgcccaatttttgtaaagttttatttgtgtttgtacccatgtgtataccgtcacgtgacattgtatatttaatcaatgatagaaaaattacatatggtatatttatgttttatgcctaaactttgtatcatatatttatatttttagtttgtacccacttttaatctgcaacattttttttaaaatttgtagtattttctttttagttttattttgtacccatgtattaatttcttttagcacctatattttaaaaaaattcatttgtactcataattttttaatcttttatctgtaccctaatttatttataatgtactcattcttctttattaatgtaccactttgttatatgtgaaatatgtacctattttttttgtaaaatgtaccaatttttttaacactatggatacattcttttgccttttattatttcttatttttacatagtttttatccatttattaaatcaaaatgtttgaatttttttattgtaaccgtttctaatagtattataatgagaaattttaaatttaagggattataaatatcataaaatatcaaataattaatgtcaaaactataaaaatataaatattaatagtaatataatgaggtgtacaaagtcaagagattttgatcaaactttgaatattattaaggttttaatcaaagaatgttaagattaggaccacatccaaagtatcccttgATATTATTATGCGAGGGCTGCTTGTGTTGGCCTGAGATGGAAAACTTGAATGTCCGATTTTAGAGAGTGACAAGATCAACGAAGAGCCTAAAAACGTACTCAGCAATCTCCTCGGACTCGTATTCAGCAAATGCATAACCTTTAGGTCTTTCGGTTTCTTTGTCCCAAGGAATGTGCATGTCTACCAGCCTCCCCGCCTGAATTAATTTATCGACAAAGCTCTATCGCTCACTCGCTCCTCCAAATTACTTATTTAAATGCAGCACCTGGATTTTGACTCGGCGATGGTGGACATGATGGCTGAACCCTAGCTAGCTCGAAACCAACGAAGTATTCTATTAGGAAACTACATCTTTTTTATTCTCTTTAATGGTAGATAAAAATTACTGGTTAGTTGAGAATCAACTCTACTTTTCTTTTCACCCTTTAAATTCTGTATTTTTGACTAACATTGAGTCTTGTGGAACCACagttggtggtggtgggggtggcagatactttttctttttcttgttttttggtGAACAGATACTGTTTATTTTTGGCGGAAAGTGAAGTGATAGATCGGTGACCTCAAAAAAAGACGACATGCTGAACTTCCCCAGCAAGGACTTCCAAGGAGCAATTCTGTGTGCAGCTCCCCACTAGACGAGCAATATTGATGCGTTCTTCAACAATAATAATTAGGTATCATGGCCGTATCCAACATGAAAATATCTTACTTACACGTGGCGAAAAATACTGTTATACAATAATGCTAGTTGAAACTATAGATGTACTGTTATACAATAATGCGCAAAACATGTATATTTTGTACATAAAGTGGTATTCTAAACTAGTTTAATCAAATAGAGATGGTGACCCGACTTGGGTGAAAAAACGGATTCTCTCTCACAACACAAACGGGCCAAATTCCACTTTGAACCAAATGGGCCATCCTTAGTCGAACCTTTCTATGTATTTGCTATCAAAATTTAGTTCCAAACTAACGAAGCAAGAACAACCTAACATCGCAGGAGCATTTGCAGCGCTTGACTGAATATGCATACTCTCAGCATGTGCCCGCATGATAGGAACTCGTATACATGTGGCAGTTAACTTGACATCATTGTTACTCTGAGGTAATGGACAGTGAATAAATGATCCATATTAACATCTGCAAACTTACATTACTTCAATCGGAAACCGAAAAAATATCTGCAGGAGTTTAGCGCTTGAAAATTTTCGAGAGTTGAATGAATTCGACTCAGCAAAAAGGAAGCTTACAACGTTTACACGATTGTGAATAATAAATgtagattaaaatttagaaatGCTAACAACAATGTAATTTTACAATCAGTCAGAAAGTAACTAAAATAAACAGAGGCAAATGACAAGGGAAGTAGCACCCTTGATAGCCGTACTTACATGAACTTTAACAGCttaaaaaaacataacaaattACAAATCATAATCACAGCGGAAAGCACGTGCTTCGGAATTTGTCAAGCATGACGCCTCTTTGATCGGACATATGAAAAGAATTCCTCGTACTTGTTTTCTCCCTCTTGATCTGGATGAGCTTGTCGAAAACACACCACGGAAAGCTGAGGAAATGATCCCTTTCCATTCCCTTGTTGCACTGACCCCAGTAACGAGGATGATATGTAACATAGTACCAAGCTGACGCTTTTGTTGCGGATACATCATCGACGTTGGTGCTGGAATCTGACAGATTCGCATAAAACCAGGTCCTAGCTTCCTTTTTAAGTGACCTCACAGCGTAATTTATTGTTTCCAGGTCCTTTCTCTTACCGAAAAATTTCGACACACTGGTGATGTTCCCCGTTAGTATGTCTGCTTCAGTTTTGATGCCGTAGTAATCCATCAAGCTTCCCAGCTTGTAGTCATACTCCCTTTTGCAGTTGATGGCATCATCGATGTAAGCTTCGAATCCGTCTACCTCCATGTCAGGATCATAGAACTTCGTAGCCACTTCCACGGTGAAGGATTTAATTGAGTTTGAATGTGAACGTGATCCAAGCTCAACATTTTTCACCTGTCGGAAAAGCTTACCAATCACACGTCTGGACTCATACGTAGGTTTCTCAACCTTTTCCATGAAATCCGGATATTCTTTGGCACGTAGACTACGAGGCACTTCCACTACCACGCCAGTTTTTGGAGAGTCGACAGCACAGGAATGGAGCTTGGCAAGCTCTTTACATTGTGCACTCTCGGCCTTCTGTGGTTCTGTGTCTGCAAAGACAGCATGTGCATTTGAAATGATCCCCAACATGTCGTTCACTATGTAGTTTGTAAACGACTCTGCAACTTCCTGTAACAAACAGCATAGAACACCAAATGTTGAATGAATAAGGAAGAAACACGATTGTAGAATATGTTTTGAAGTAACGATAAGCAGCTACATTGTACTTAATAAATTCAGTAATACCTCCATTGTAACGTCATGATCCAATTCAATAGTTGGTGCTGGGGTATAATTCATCGGTCGAACTTTCCGAGGTGGAATTAGATCTGAGTCCCAACTAACAAAGTAAAAATCTCCATCTAAGTCTCCTCCTGAGCATTCATCAGGATGCGGTCTAATTCAGCGAGAAAAAAATAATAGTGAGTACGTACACAATTCAAGGCAACAAATTATTGTAAAACAAAGAAACACTAATATGCAGATGCAATCCAAAACGAATTTGTAATTTCATCAGCTACaagatttgagaaagttgacATACCTCTTTCCTTTTTGCGGGAAAACTACACAATCCACCATGTGGTGCAATGCCGGCACGTCCACAGCTGTGAGAACACGAACATCTCCCGGGTGTAAACATGGGTTTCTAGCAACTGCAACATTCCTGTCCACAACAAACTTCTCTTCGCTCGAAGTAGTGTTGCTGCCAGTGGAAATCACGCGGCGAGAGCATTGCACAAATACCTGACCATATTCCAACGTTCCAGTTTCATCCAGACATCCCATCATTGATCTTCCACTCGAAACAAATATCCTTGTTTTTGTCCGCAGTTCCATGAGCTTGGATGCGCAGAATGCTTGTAGCGTCAATGACAGAAATGGTTCTGTATCCGGCTTGTAACCACACGAAAGCATTTCCTTCAAAACGTCTGTGACCTCCCCTTGAAATATCGTTTTGAGTGCTTCTTTTGCTCTTGATGGGTCAGTTAAAACGCCTTCCAGTTGATTCAAAGCCTGTCTTTGCTTCCTCTGAAAGACATGATCCGGGACTCCAAGGGTGGACAGAAGGGTAATCAGTTGACGATTGAGGAAACAAGGCTGGTACTTGCTCCATTTGAGAACATCAAGTGCTGTGTTGTTGGATTGGTACTTGCACATGCTCTCCCTCAGTGCCAAGTTCTTTTCCAATGTCGGATCTACTGCCACGATACCTTTATAGCCACCTATACGAATTTGAAACGCTGATGGAGTAGAACTTCTCCCGCACTTTCTTGCCACCCTTTCAGCAAACTCAGCAGATATCTTCCCAATTCCATCTGAGAAACAATATTTGACTCCACTCCTTTCGATTTTAACATCAGGAATGAGTTCGATTTCATCCCTATCGACATTAAAAGTCTCCCTGGAAGAGCTGAAAGCCTGGCCCAACCTAGCACCATACTTCGCCACATTTCTGATGCCTCTAAAGTCCCCCATCCAATTTCTAATGTCTTGTGCGCAGAGCTCGCTTCTTGACGCAAACATCCACACTGAACGCTCGCGTAACTGACTTGATGAATAGGCAAGAAACTCAAACTTCTTGTCACCAATGACAATGCCATTTCTTAGAGTAGAAAATATCCTTTCATAAACTCTCGTCCTCCTTTCCTCTTCTGCAGAAGTGTTACTTGTGCGCAGATGCGAACATAAATCTTCCGAACGTATCTTACCCAAGTCCTCATCCACGAAAGAAACACGAAGGAAATTATCAATATCTTGAGGATATTTTCGTAGAACACGGTTGGAAAGATTTACCTCCGGAccacaaaaataaactttagATGGTGTGACTTGAACCCTGTGCACATACACCATTCCATCATCTAAAGAGATAGCAGGGGTTTCAGGAATCCGCGTGCACGACTTGTAATCTCTGTACTGCTCACGAAGCCAACTCACAGGATCATAGCAGCACACTTTCAAGCGAAATAATTTGTCCACGGCACACTCTATGTAGTCAGTTCTTATTGTGCTAGGATCAACTAGCTTATAAAACGTGACATCAAGTGCTTGCCCTGGAACGCGTCCGTGCTGAACCAAGGAATTGATCTTGAACAGGATTTTATACGGCAAGTTAATGCCTTCAGGTGGACTGACAATAGGAACAAGATCTGAATTGCAGGAAAAAGGGTTGCCTATCTCCAAAGCGAAGCGTCCTTCAGTTTCTTGGTAGTGAAGAAAATTATCACGTAGATTTGGAAGCACGGAACCATATGGAAGTTCCAAACATACAGCAGAAGATTGGCCAATGCAGCACGACGGAGTGAAGTCAACTTCTCGAACCCAGTCATTGTCAGATTTTTGCTTAAAAATCCGAGGGCTGCCAAGTAACTagcaagagaaagaagaaaggtgGAGAAAAAATGTTAGTCATTTCCTCTAAGAGTCACACATTACACGGTAAATtatgctatttataataaagaTGACAGATTGTATCATGATATTCGACGTGGGATCAGAAGTTACTATGAATCTTTTATGCAGGGTGAACTAAACTTTTGTATTCATCAACTTATAAACTTTGATCACAAACTAAAATTAGAAGTTACAATCGTACATTTCATAGCAAATTGTAAAGTAATGGTTCACAAATTTCAGCTATATCATTGTACCAAAGAGAGGGAAAATTGAGAAAATGTGACCGACAAACCTGGATTAGAAGATAATTCCTAAGCTGATCACGCACGATATGGAGCTCCATCTGGCTAATACTTTCCGTGGAGACCTCGAGCTTGTATACAGCAGAATTATAAGAGAACGAGAAGTAGATATTCTTAAATTCTGTCCCAAAGTTGACTTGAACATCCGGTGCTGTCCAAAGAACAGAAAACTGCTCCTCGGAAACCAGGCATCCGAAATGCAGCTTTACAAGTCCCATGCTGTGTTCAAAGTTATCAACCTTCCATTTCCTAGCTTTCAGGTAAGAGTCCCCGTACCACAAGAGACGATCATCAGCTAATGGGATTATTATTTCAGCAGATTCTGCATGTGTGAACTCAACTATGGCGTATGATCTTGATTTTCCATCATTTGGGGGACGAACCTTCACGTCAGAGACAGTTCCTTCTCCAGTGTATTCCTCCAGAAACGCCTTCACTGCTTCCGGTGATTCGACAGAGGAAAATCCATACAACTGAATTGTAGTCTTAACCATGTTGATACTGTTGATGGCAACTGCTGTTTCACAAGtacaaattgaaattaaaaactaTGAACTCTTTGCAATATCCCTATGCATAAAATACTTGGaaatacaataaaataattgCTAATGCTGCAAATGAGAACAGAGTAATGATATTTAGACGCACAAAATGACTCAGTTGCTAACACAACCTATTAAAAAGTTTCGGTTTTTGTATGTCTAAATAGAATTATCGACGAGAAAAAGAGTGgtaccttgaatttgaaatatGTATGAGCACTTGAGATTATTACCAACAAAATTAACACAGCTGTATTGTGAGGAGCAACGCCAATGAAGCTCAcctgtgtatatatataggtCCATCATATGCACTGTAACAAACTTGTAGTTGCAGTTGGAGCAGAATAAAAGAAGAAACCTTGTCACCCCAGTTATCCTGGGTACGCTTTCCTCTGTCTTCCTGTTAGGCGCCAAATGGATAGAATAACGAGTGTCATGATCTCCTGCTTCGCAGCGACAGCAAATCCTCATATTCTGAAGATTACACATGGTGACACGTAGCAAGATCATGATGGATTGTTTTATTCTTGTCATTTGTATAGTATTGCGATATTAATGAGTGAGTGAGATAGTTAGTTGTTAAAATGAAAGAAATCGATAGGGATTGCAGCCGCACCAAAAAACATAGACATAATTGATTTCTATCATTCTATTTCTTTTATTCACAACTCAGCATAAGCAAATTTCAATTGTATTAGTTTCCAACCTGGAATGTATAGGTGGAAACTCAACACCATATCCACTAGGATATTAGACCATATGCAATAAATTTCAACTGTATTACCATTGCATGTA
Proteins encoded in this window:
- the LOC126597080 gene encoding probable RNA-dependent RNA polymerase 1 isoform X2, with the translated sequence MTRIKQSIMILLRVTMCNLQNMRICCRCEAGDHDTRYSIHLAPNRKTEESVPRITGVTRFLLLFCSNCNYKFVTVHMMDLYIYTAVAINSINMVKTTIQLYGFSSVESPEAVKAFLEEYTGEGTVSDVKVRPPNDGKSRSYAIVEFTHAESAEIIIPLADDRLLWYGDSYLKARKWKVDNFEHSMGLVKLHFGCLVSEEQFSVLWTAPDVQVNFGTEFKNIYFSFSYNSAVYKLEVSTESISQMELHIVRDQLRNYLLIQLLGSPRIFKQKSDNDWVREVDFTPSCCIGQSSAVCLELPYGSVLPNLRDNFLHYQETEGRFALEIGNPFSCNSDLVPIVSPPEGINLPYKILFKINSLVQHGRVPGQALDVTFYKLVDPSTIRTDYIECAVDKLFRLKVCCYDPVSWLREQYRDYKSCTRIPETPAISLDDGMVYVHRVQVTPSKVYFCGPEVNLSNRVLRKYPQDIDNFLRVSFVDEDLGKIRSEDLCSHLRTSNTSAEEERRTRVYERIFSTLRNGIVIGDKKFEFLAYSSSQLRERSVWMFASRSELCAQDIRNWMGDFRGIRNVAKYGARLGQAFSSSRETFNVDRDEIELIPDVKIERSGVKYCFSDGIGKISAEFAERVARKCGRSSTPSAFQIRIGGYKGIVAVDPTLEKNLALRESMCKYQSNNTALDVLKWSKYQPCFLNRQLITLLSTLGVPDHVFQRKQRQALNQLEGVLTDPSRAKEALKTIFQGEVTDVLKEMLSCGYKPDTEPFLSLTLQAFCASKLMELRTKTRIFVSSGRSMMGCLDETGTLEYGQVFVQCSRRVISTGSNTTSSEEKFVVDRNVAVARNPCLHPGDVRVLTAVDVPALHHMVDCVVFPQKGKRPHPDECSGGDLDGDFYFVSWDSDLIPPRKVRPMNYTPAPTIELDHDVTMEEVAESFTNYIVNDMLGIISNAHAVFADTEPQKAESAQCKELAKLHSCAVDSPKTGVVVEVPRSLRAKEYPDFMEKVEKPTYESRRVIGKLFRQVKNVELGSRSHSNSIKSFTVEVATKFYDPDMEVDGFEAYIDDAINCKREYDYKLGSLMDYYGIKTEADILTGNITSVSKFFGKRKDLETINYAVRSLKKEARTWFYANLSDSSTNVDDVSATKASAWYYVTYHPRYWGQCNKGMERDHFLSFPWCVFDKLIQIKREKTSTRNSFHMSDQRGVMLDKFRSTCFPL